AACTCAAATGTCACTGCTGGCATTTCCATCGTTCCATCTTCTGCTCGCAATGGAACTCGTCGCTCGGGAGTCAGATGGACTTTTACAACCCTTCCGTGCTCGGTTTTAAAGGTTCGATCTTGTTTAGCCATCGCTTTTCCAATCCAGCTGAGCAACATTTTTCTTACATTTGTTTCAATAATTGGTAGGTTTTCAATCGTGATGGTATTTCCCTCTATATATTTTTCTATCGTGTTTTGTTCAGCAAGCTTTTCTTGTAAATATTGCTTTCGGACAGTTTCTTTCGCTTCCCGCTGATTGATAATTGCACCTGCTTTGGTTTTTTCACGGTAATTACGGATTCGTGGATTCGTTTCATGTTTTATTGGTTGCTCTTGCCAAGTATCTGTATAAATATCCTCTGATGGTATATGGTCACTAAATAAATGACGGGTATGCAATACACCAAAAGCTACAGCAGATAATTCATGAGCTTCGTCAACGTTTTCCATCGAAGCAAACCAGTTTGCTAAATGTAAATAATCTTTTTTACGACTACGGAAATAATGATGTCGCTCTCCTAACCGTTGAACTACGCGAGTAATGCGGCGGATTTGTTCATTGGTTCGTGTTTGCAAGCTGTCCAATTCGCTTTCGCGATAAGCATCTCCTAAAAACCAAACCGTTAATGTTTGCCATTTTCCCTCCATATCCTCCATTAGTGCTGTATCATCCATTACCTCCTCAAATCTCGGAACATGTTGCTGATGAACAATGACCTGCTGGATAAATGGTCGTAGCTTCTCCATATCAATGGAGCGAAGTAATTGTTGAATTTTTTGTGCTGTATGCTGCAAACCAACAATAAAATCTCGCAAATACGATGTGAATTGATCTTTAAATACAAGAAAAGCTTCTGTATGCATCCTTTCTTCTGCCTGTTCACTGTTAATATGGGCAATATAATCAGACGTGTTTTTCGTAATCGATCGAAAGTAAGTAAAAATATCATTCCATAATTGAGAGCAGTCATCGGCTTGAGGCAAAGCAGGTTGTTGAAGTGCCTTTTCCATGTCAACTAATGTTTGATATAACCGTTCAAATTCTTTTTTCTCTAGTGATCCACCAAAAACGTCGCCGCCTTTTTCCATTTCAGATAGCATTCGTTCAAATTCAACGGTGTAAGGTGTACATTGATAACGAAAGCGTTTCTTCTTAAACTCTTCAATCGTATGTGCTCTGCCCATTTCTTGACGAGCCAACAAGTTATTCCATCTAACCAACTGCTCCAAATCCTGATGTAGCTGCTCTTCCGTATAATCTTTAAAATCAGATGATCCTTTAAGGTGCGCCAATATTTCTTCAGGAAATAGAAACTCCCGCATCCGTTCATGCTGTATATAAAAATAACGCAGAATAGCTCGATAACTCCAAGCTTTTTCAGCTGTTAAATAACTTGCTTCAATGACCTTTTTAAAAGTTTGCATCATTAGACATTCTCCTACATAAATTGTCTTTTCTTTTTATTGTAAAGTCTAATGAAATTGAAGTCCAACCGTACAAAACAAAGTGAATCTTCAATCAGTGGGGGTTTTCATTCATCCCCCACTGCTTGTCGTAATGCTATGACCTAAAGACCTCTTACGAAATAGGGCATTTAGGTGCTGCTGTTACCCCCCACTTAGACTTGTTGCTGTACAGATTATCCAACTCCTGAAGTGAGAGTCTTACAGCATCTTATATAACATAGATAACAAGCACGAAGATATGTTCATAAACAAGGTAAAATGTACTAAATGAAAATACGCAGTGGGGAAACATTTAAAATCGGGGCATCTGCTTTCAGCTTCTAAAGCATAAAGAACTCTCATGAGGCTGAGTGGGCAAGTTGATCTGGTTACAGATTACGCCAAAATATTCACTATATACGAATGGAGATAACTTCGTGGCAAGTACAAAAAGCATGCTATTTGCACGCTTCATAGTGTCTTTATCAAGCTCTAAACGAACTTCAGCAGTTTATGAATAGATTTAAGTTCTTAGACTTACGTTTTGGAGAGTGAATCTTCCATCAGATGGAACTTGCTTTCATCCTATGAAAAAGTGGAGCGAAGACCAGCATCCTACATTCGAGATTAAACGGGAGATATGTCGACTTTCCTTATCATTTTAAATTTTCCTTCTAAATAATGCAGACCTTCTTCTAAATCATTTATATCTTCTTTCATAGCATTCGCTCGAATTTCTAAATCTTTACATTGACGATCTACTTGTTGACTACCTGCTCGTATATTATCCAGTTCGTCGATCATATGATTCATCGTATGTAACAGCTCACTCATCTGCTCCAGATTCAAACTAGTTCCCCCCTCTTACCTTATAAGCTCAGAATATCAAGTAAATACAATAAGATAATTTGATGTCACACAAGGTACTTTATTAATTTCAGACTATCAACTGATCAATAGATCAACAAGTGTATTTCGGAGGATTTACCTCCAGAAGTATAGGTATAAATAAGTATAATTCGACCACTCTCCATAGGGTTAGTTGTTTTTTTAGACTACTTAACTGTTATTCAACATGGTAAAATGGAAAGCAATAAATTATTTAATGGGAAGGGGTTTCAATAATGAAGGATATTCCTATATTTGATGGGCATAACGATACGATATTAAAATTACATCAGTCTCAAGACAGTGACATGGTATTTTTTAATGAAAACGCCTTTGGGCATATTGATTTTCCACGTGCCAAAAAAGGCAAGCTTGGTGGAGGTTTTTTTGCCGCTTTTACACCAAATGAAAACTATCACGTAGAACCCGAAAAACATTTGACGAAAACAGGGTACGATATGCCGCTACCGCCTCCAATTAATCAGCAATATGCATTGAATTATACAAATGCTCTTGCCGCAATTCTATTCAAACTTGAAACAGCCTCTAGCGGAGCGTTAAAAGTAGTGAAAAGCAAAGCAGAATTGACTGATTGTTTAAAACAACAAATATTGGCTGCCATTTTCCATATCGAAGGTGCTGAAGCAATCGACACCGATTTCCATGCGCTTCATGTGTTTTACCAAGCTGGTTTACGTTCACTAGGCATCGTATGGAGCAGACCCAACCAATACGGAGAAGGTGTTCCTTTCCGCTACCCTTCCACTCCGAATATTGGTGGCGGTTTAACCGATGCTGGGAAGCGTTTAGTCAAAGAATGTAATCAGCTGGGAATTATGATAGATACAACACACTTAAATGAAAAAGGATTCTGGGATGTTGTTCACTTAAGTGACGCTCCGATTGTTGCCACACACTCAAACGTTCACGCTATCTGCCCGATTTCACGTAATCTAACAGATGAACAGCTTCAAGCAGTTAAAGATAGTGATGGAGTAGTGGGCATTAATTATGCCATAAATATGCTACGAGCAGATGGGCAGTTTGATACGAACATCCCACTTGATACAATCGTAGAACATATTTCTTATATAGCCGACAATTACGGAGTCGATCACGTCGCACTAGGATCCGATTTTGACGGTACAAGAGTACCCGACAGCCTGAAAGATGTTACAGGCTTACCACGATTGGTAGATCGCTTAAAGGCTGCCGGTTTTACAGAAAAAGAAACGAGGAAAATAGCCTACGAAAATTGGGTGCGTGTGTTGGGGAGAACGTGGAAGGATTAACTAGTACTAAAACCTGTTTTATTGTTATCTAATATTTTTTCTCTATCAATGCTCATTAGAAAAACTTGGCTTGTCGCCAAGTCTTATGGCGGAAGCCTTTGTTTTTCTTATACTATAAACCAAAAAAATCTTATACTTTCCTATAGTGGAACAAAGGTGCAAGCGCCCGTTTAGCAACGTAGCGAATGGAACGAATCAACTGAGATAAAGGAATCACGGTGAGGTAACGAACCGATGATGACTTATCGTAGGGCGATTTCGTGAAGTCGCCTAGTTGCTGGGCGCTGAAGCCGGACGTGGCTATTCAGTTATTCCCTTATCCCAAAGCAACAAATCTTATACTTTCCTATAGTGGAACAAAGGTGCAAGCGCCCGTTTAGCAACGTAGCGAATGGAACGAATCAACTGAGATAAAGGAATCACGGTGAGGTAACGAACCGATGATGACTTATCGTAGGGCGATTTCGTGAAGTCGCCTAGTTGCTGGGCGCTGAAGCCGGACGTGGCTATTCAGTTATTCCCTTATCCCAAAGCAACAAATCTTATACTTTCCTATAGTGGAACAAAGGTGCAAGCGCCCGTTTAGCAACGTAGCGAATGGAACGAATCAACTAAAGATTTAGGAATCATGCCACTAAAAACAGGGGTATGCCGACGCCTGAGCGGCTAGCCCGTTTTTAGTCGGCCCTCCCCTTAGGGAAGAACCGATGAGGCCTTATCGTAGGGCGCATTTCTAAAGTCGCCTAGTTGCTGGGCGCTGAAGCCGGACGTGGCTATTCAGTTATTCCCTTATCCCAAAGCAACAAATCTTATACTTTCCTATAGTGGAACAAAGGCGCAAGCGCCCGTTTAGCAACGTAGCGAATGGAACGAATCAACTAAAGATTTAGGAATCATGCCACTAAAAACAGGGGTATGCCGACGCCTGAGCGGCTAGCCCGTTTTTAGTCGGCCCTCCCCTTAGGGAAGAACCGATGAGGACTTATCGTAGGGCGCATTTCTAAAGTCGCATAGTTGCTGGGCTCATGCGCGGACGTGGCTAGTCGGTTATTTCGTTATCCACAAGCACCTAATTTTATACTTCTTATCGTTTAATAAAAAACGACTTCAGCGTATTCTAAAGTACTGAAGTCGTTTACTCTTGTAAGATATAGGCAACTAGAGTTTAAAAGAAAAACCATTACACGAGCTTGTGTTTCTAAACAAAGTTTCATTTTCATGATTGAACCCTGCACCAATTTTTCCAATTTAAGAGATAAATCTCTATAATATTTTCTCCCTAGAATTGCGAACGAGTTCACCCCTTAACTGCACCTTTCATTGCTCCACCTATGAAAAAGCGTTGTAATGAAAGGAAAATTACTAAGATAGGGATCATTGATATAATTGCACCAGCAGCAATCAGTCTCCAATCAGATGTAAATGTACCAGAAAGCATATTTAGTCCAAGTGGTAAAGTAAACATATTTTGGTCATTTACAATAATCAATGGCCATAAAAAATCTCCCCAGGCTGATACGAAAGTAAAGATTGTCAATGTTACAATAGACGGTTTTACAAGCGGTATTAATACGCGTAACCATATTTGAAAGCTATTAGCACCGTCCATTCTAGCAGACTCATCTAGTTCAACAGGTAAGGTACTAAAAGCCTGCCTCATCAAAAACACGCCGAACGCTGTCGTAACGTGAGGTAATACCATACCTAAATACGTATTCTGTAACCCTAACTTTAATGAAATAATATACACAGGTATCATTAATAGCTGAAAAGGTATCATCATTGTAGTGATAATTAATATAAATATTGTATTTCTACCTTTGAACCTCATCCTTGCCAATGGATACGCAGCAAGTGAACAAAATAAAACGTTTAATACTACTGTAAGTGTTGCAACAATTACACTGTTCCATAAATATCTCCAAAACGGAAATGTATCCATTACTTTACCAAAGTTAGTTAAAGTAGGATTTTCAGGAAGTAGCTTTGGAGGGTATTGAAAGATATTCTCACTTCCCGATTTTAATGCAGTTGCTAATAGCCATAGAAATGGGCCAATCATAAATAATGTAACCACGCTCAATAAGAGATATAAAAACACTTTTTTTATAAAGCTTTGCATTATGTATCACTCCTATTTGGTATTATCTTTGCCCATAAATTTTAAGTTAATAATAGAAAATACCAAGGTTAATAAAAATAAAATGACTCCTGCTGCACTTGCATACCCCATATTTAACCGATCAAAAGCTTCCGTATATATATAAAACACTAATGTTTCCGAACTATGGAGTGGTCCGCCACCCGTCATCACATAAATTTCTTCAAATACTTTCATCGCTGCAATGGATGACATAATGGAAACAATTAATACAAACGGCATCAACATAGGAATTGTAATTCTAGTTACTTGCTGCCACCAATTTGCACCATCGATTTGTGCTGCTTCATATAAATTAGAAGGTATGGATTGTAAGCCCGCTAAATAAATAATCATATAATAACCTAGCCCCTTCCATACAGTAACAACCATCACAGCAAATAATGCAGTATCCGTGGAAGTGAGCCAAGGTATTGGTTCTGAAATAATCCCTAAAATATCCAACATATAATTTAACAAACCATTTTCTTTATACACCCAATCCCAAGCAATCCCAGCCACTACTAAAGAAGTTACAACTGGGATATAATAAGCGGATCTGAAAAATGCAATTCCTCTTAATTTTTGATTTACTAATACAGCAAGAAAAATTGGAATGATTACTAATGCTGGAACGACGCATATTAAATACAAAAAAGTATTCATTAGTGTTTTCCAAAATAACTCGTCATTAAATAAATTCTTATAATTATCTAATTTTACAAATTCAGGTTCTGTGATCATGTTATAATCTGTAAAACTCATCCATATTGCCTGAAGCATTGGATAAAAAATAAAGGCTCCGAGAATAATACAGCCAGGTAATAGAAATAAGTACGGTGTTATTTTATTTGTGCGCATTAATAGCCCCCCTTTTTATCAACAATCTGGTAACTATTATGTAGAAAAAAGAGAGAGGCATCTCCCTCTTTTTTCATCATCTATTTACTTAAAATTTCATTCCATTCTTGTTCTGCTTTATCTAAAGCCTCTTGAGGGCTTAATTTCCCTAGCATGGATTCTGATATTGCATCATACATAGACTGTCTTAGTTCATCATAATTTTCCATAGGTGGCACTAACAATTCAGCATCTTCTAATTGAGCTGCAGACGTAATTCGAACTAGATCACTTGCTTCTGCGCCCTCAGGAGCCTCCGTGAAATACGGATCTTCTAATGCTTCCAGAGAAGATGGTAAAATTGGTGTTAACTTCGAAAATTCAAGTTGATTTTCAGCATTCGTTAAAAACAAAGCAAATTGAACTGCAGCTTTTTCATGCTTTGTTTGTTTTGGAACCACCACATTTTGAACACTCATAGTTTTTTTGCCTGAATTACCTGTTATTGCTTCTGATGGTACTGTATTTTTATAAATATCTGGAGCATTTTCTTTAATTTGTGATATAAATTGTGATCCTGCAAAAAATGCTACTTGCCCAGCTTGATACATATCGATGGTTTCTCTTTGATCGCCTGTTAATGCTTCTTTAGGTATTAATTCTTCTTTATATAACTCTGTAAAATACTCAAACATTTCCAATCCTTCTTTAGAGTTAAAAGCTGCCTTCGTTCCATCTTCATTCGTTAATTCTGCACCATTTACTACCATATGTTGCAATACTAACGATAAATCAAGTGATGGGAAGTACCCATATTTTCCAGTTTTTTCTTTGATTATTTCAGAAGCTTCCCTCGCTTCTTCAAAGGTTGAAGGTGGGTTTTTAATATCTAAACCTGCTTCTTCAAAAATTTGCTTGTTATTTAAAGTCACTTCTGTAGATAAATACCAAGGAATCGCAAATGTTATATCTTTGATACGATTTGCTTCCCACGCTCCCTTTACATATTTATCTTTATCTTCATCTGCCACTGCTTCTTCCATGTTAACAAGAGCATCTAACTGAGCTAATTGTGAAGCAAATGTTGGGTTTAAGTTAACTACGTCTGGTGCAGAATCAGTACTCACAGCAGATAGAATTTTTTTATCTAAATCTGCAGCCGGAACATCCAACCAATCTATTTTTATATTTGGGTTTTCTTTTTCAAAATCTGCTATAACTCCTTCGATGTAATCAGTAAAAGTCGGTTTTAATTGCATGGTCCAAAATTCTAAAGTTATTTCTTCTTTAGAATCGTCATTCTGCTTATTCCCGTCTTCTTTCGTCTCCTCTTTCCCACAAGCACTTACAATAAGAACGAATGCAATAATAAATAATAACGAAATCAATTTAGCTTTTTTTCTCATCATAATTTAACCCCTTTCAAATTAGTAATAAATGCTTCTACACAAAGGATAAAAACACATCACCTCCTAAATAAAGTTAATCTTCAATCAGCGGGGCTTTCATTCATCCCCCCACGGCTTGTTAGGACCGTAATGGTATGACCTAAAGGCCTCTTACGAAATAGGTCATTTAGATGCTGTTATCTCCCAGTTAGACTTGTTGCAATACAGATTATCCAACTCCTGAAGTGAAGTGAGAGCCTTACAGCATCTTATATGCGGGATAAATTTATATTATTTTATAGTAACAGGGGTTACCCCGGTTGGTTTAGTCTTTCCTGCTACTATATTTAAAGCAGCCTGAATTGCATTTTGGTTAAAGTCGTAAACCGCTAATTTAGTTACCTGTGAAGAAAAATCAGATAATATATAAGGACTTCTTAAAGCAAAAACAATTAGCTTTCTATTTTTTTGTAAAAAAATATTCACCATGCTTTGAATTGAATCCGATACTGCATTAGCATTAAATAATAATAGAATGTATTCACTTTTTATCGCTTCATTTGTCACCTGTTCTAATTCCTTCACTGGGGTAGTATTTTCTACAACATGTTCGCAAAAAATATCATTTTTATTAAACGCTTTAACAGATAACTGCTTCACCTGGTTATCCTCTGCCTTTGTATAACTGTTGTCACTCACCCAAATAACACTAATCTTCTCATTCTCCTTAATCGGTAATATACCAGAGTGATGGACTACACTAATTGCTTTACTGTAAGAGAGCCGAGATAATTCTTCATTGTTTATTTTAATAGTAGTTTTAATATCAGAGTATTTACTTTTTAATCTAAAAATCCTATTTACTGATCGATTAATCTGTTCAATAGTAATAGTTCCCTTTTGTACAGCCTGTTTAATACTTGATATTGCTTCTAGCTGTGCTTCATATGTATGAGAAACCATAATCATATCAGCCCCTGCTTGTAAAGCTTTAACTGCTCCACCGCCCACTCCTACACTTTCTGATATTGCATTCATTTCTAAGCAATCTGTTAATATTACTCCTTCAAAACCTAATTCATTTCTTAGCAACCTATACACAATATTTTTTGATAGGGAAGCTGGAGTTACCGAGTCATCTAGCGAACTATAATGGACATGATTTACCATAATGCTATCCACATTATTCTTTATTACTTCCATAAAAGGTCTTAATTCTATTTGTTTTAATTCCTCTAGTGAGTTAGATACTACTGGTAATTCTATATGAGAATCCGTTGAGGTATTCCCATGACCAGGAAAATGTTTAGCACTAACATAGACCTTCTCTGCCTGATGACCTTTCAAAAATGCAATACCATGCTTTGCAACATGATTACTGTTTTCCCCAAACGAGCGAGTTCCTATAACAGGGTTAGAGGGATTATTATTAACGTCTAAAACCGGCGCTAAATTCATATTAATACCTACTTGTCTTAAAGCATTTGCTGTAGCTAGACTTACTTTCCTAGTAATATTAAGATCATTTACAGCTCCCAATGCCATATTTCCAGGAAGTGGTGTTAAATGCTGTAGTCTGCTCACAACCCCATTCTCTTGATCAGTAGCAATAAGAATTGGGTGATAATGACAACTATCTTGTGCTATGTTTTGAATCGCACTTGTTAAACTTTTTATTTGCCCTTCTGATCTAATATTTCGGGAAAACAGGATAACAGAACCTATTTTCTTTTCAGAAATTAATTCGATAATTTCGCTTGAAAGATGAGTTCCATTAAAACCTACCATTAACAACTGACCAATTTTTTCGTCTAAAGACCATGCAGATAGATTTTTCATAGTAACCTCCAAAATGTTGTAACCCCTTTCACTAAATCTAAGTATATCAAATATTATTTTAATAGCCAACTTATTTTATTGAAATATAATTTCATAACTTGCACTTCATTACAAATTTTCAACAATATTATTATAAGGAATAAAAACTTTTCTTTTTTCAGGGGTAACCTAATTTAATGTATTTATTCAAAACAGAACAAAAGAATAATAGAATGAAATGAATTAACGACTAAATACGGCATGAGGGTTAGCAGGGGTATTTATACAATATAGATATGAATCGTTTATTTGTCAAAAAACGATTCAGCTTTACTTAACTGGTTCAAACAAAAAAGCTTGTAGAAAACCAGGTTCCTCTACAAGCAAAAAAGCCATAGTTTAGCTTTCAATTTTAGTTGTTGAATTTAAAAGAAGCTGACATAACTAAAATGGCTGATTAAAAAAACAAACAATAAAATGAATCTTCAATCAGTGGGGATTTTCATTCATCCCCACCCGGCTTGTTAGTACCGTAATGGTATGACCTAAAGGCCTCTTACGAAATAGAGCACTTAGGTACTGTTATCTCCCAACTTGTTGCTGTACAGATTATCCAACTCTTGAAGTGGGAGATAACACAACTTATATACTGTACCCCATTTGTTCCTTGCGTTGGCAAGTGGAGATTCTTTTTAAAACATGGAAATCGTTATTTTGAGATTGATGAGGTAAGGGCTATGAATACAGAGCGTTTTTATTGTCATTTATACGGAACGCTTATTCATATTCTGCTCTCTACGATGATTGCTTTTCAATGTCGTTACTACCTTTACCAAAAACATCGATTAGAAGGCAGCGAGTACAAATGTATTGACAATGCGAAAATGCCATCATTGAATCAAAAGGACATTCCATTATCACTTTCCTAAAATTTATTTAGCGATTTTTGCTCTAATGGGGTGCAAAGTTCAGCATATCATTAAAATGAATAATCCACCCTTCATTTAACGAAATCTCCTCCTATTACTTTATTGGTTTAATTATTGGTTTCCTTCATTATCTTGATCATATCAGAAGTAATCGGTACACCAAGTTGTTTCATCCCCCCAATTACGGAACCGTAAACTGGTGGGAGTGAAGGTAATATAATTTGAAAATGTTTATACTTTTCCAATTTTCGTTTTACCATTGGTAATACTACATCTTCATTCTTAAAAATCCCGCCACAAAGAACTACTTTCACTGCTTCTTTTTCTGTAAACAATTTCCGATAAAGTGTTACGATGTGATCTACTATTTCATCCGTAGCATTATCCATTACTTGGCTTGCAATACGATCATTAAGCTTATAAGCTCTAAAGACGATTTCCGCTACAATTGCAATCGTTTTCTTTACATCATTTGCAAAATAGATATAGTCAATCAAAGAACGGGCGTTAGTAACTCGAAAATGTTCATAAAGCATGTCCAATAGCATTGTTTTTTCGCCTCTGCCATCTTGAAATTTCAAAGCAGCAGAAATACCTTGTCTCCCTATACTGTATCCACTTCCCTCATCTCCAAGCAAGTGCCCCCAGCCCCCCACTCGATCTTTTTGCTGATCCTTATTTACTCCATAAGCTACAGAACCTGTTCCTGATATATGAACGACACCTGGATCACCAAAGGTACCCGAATATAACGCGTTCAACGCATCGATTTCCAAATACAATTTACTATTCGAAGGAACTAATGGTGACAAAATATTTGCTAACTGCTGTTTCGTCTTCTTACTACCTGATCCAGCAACACCTGCATAAACACATGCCACATTATCAAATGCAACAGGTGACTGTTCTTTTATACGATGGAATATTGAAGTAAACGTTTGTTGCAATTCCCTTTTAGAAACTACATTTGCATTGGAAGGACCTGTTACAAAATTAACCACTGTACTACCTTCTATGTCAACCATTACTACATGTGTTTTTGTTCCCCCACCATCAATTCCAATTATATATTCCATTTCCCCTTTATTTCCTTTCACTTTTTATAGTATCTATCGCTTGACGTAAATGGTTGTTATTATTCTCTAATATATAACAGGCCTCGTCCGATTTCATTTGAAACATACTAGTAAGAATAGCTGCCTTTAAGTTAAAATCGCAATTTTGTAAAGCCCTTCTTGCTTCCTCCTCATCAACGTCCGCAATTTCTTGGGTGATAGAAATAGCTCTATTTCTTAATTTTTGATTCGTTGCTTGAACGTCAACCATATAATTGTCATGCACTTTCCCGTTTTTAATCATGGAAATAGTGGATATCATATTTAATACTAATTTCTGAGCTGTTCCTGCCTTTAAACGAGTAGAGCCTTGAATAATTTCTTCTCCTACAATTAGTTCAATAGGATAATCAACTAATTGGCTGATCTTCGTGTTTTCTTTACACACAATACAAGCAGTAGGAATATTCTGCTTTTTGGCTTGATTAATTCCTCCAATAACATAAGGCGTCTGACCACTTGCAGCAATAGCGATTAAAAAATCTTTTTCTGATAAATGCTGTTTAGCATCATTTTCTCCTGCTTCTACACAATCCTCCACATTTTCTATTGCTTGTCTAATTGCTTTTTCTCCGCCGGCAATTAAAGCAGTAAATAAATCCGGACTAACCCCAAAAGTAGGTGGGCATTCTGAAGCATCTAACACACCTAACCTTCCGCTTGTTCCTGCCCCCATATAAATAATCTTGCCACCATTCTTAATTGTGTCAGTTACCTTTTGAATAACTGGCTCAATTTGATGAAACGCTTTTTCTACAGTTACTGGAACCGACTTATCTTCATTATTCATGCGAACCATAATTTCTTTAACAGACATTTGATCTAAATTCATATAAAAGACCCTCTCTTCGACATTAAACTACATCATTACTTTTTAATAAAACGCTTAAATAAGCAATTTCTAGCAAAACATATTAGACGCAGAACTTAATCAAAATCTTCACCAATGATTATGGATACATCATTTCCATGCGTATATAAAGCTCTGTAT
This genomic interval from Virgibacillus pantothenticus contains the following:
- the murQ gene encoding N-acetylmuramic acid 6-phosphate etherase; the encoded protein is MNLDQMSVKEIMVRMNNEDKSVPVTVEKAFHQIEPVIQKVTDTIKNGGKIIYMGAGTSGRLGVLDASECPPTFGVSPDLFTALIAGGEKAIRQAIENVEDCVEAGENDAKQHLSEKDFLIAIAASGQTPYVIGGINQAKKQNIPTACIVCKENTKISQLVDYPIELIVGEEIIQGSTRLKAGTAQKLVLNMISTISMIKNGKVHDNYMVDVQATNQKLRNRAISITQEIADVDEEEARRALQNCDFNLKAAILTSMFQMKSDEACYILENNNNHLRQAIDTIKSERK